One Marasmius oreades isolate 03SP1 chromosome 2, whole genome shotgun sequence DNA segment encodes these proteins:
- a CDS encoding uncharacterized protein (BUSCO:EOG09265D7J), whose protein sequence is MPPLKIRVTRDIKARHGVLQNEIARRAYLYVARNQALPPQIRHQAQLQLNTFGRYTRPTTVKNRCADSGRGRGILSEFALCRFQFRLRALAGEIPGVKKASW, encoded by the exons ATGCCTCCTCTCAAAATTCGAGTTACTCGAGATATTAAAGCGCGACATGGTGTTCTCCAAAACGAAATAGCTCGAAGAGCCTACCTATACGTCGCACGTAACCAAGCTCTCCCTCCTCAAATTCGACACCAGGCTCAACTCCAGTTAAACACCTTCGGACGGTACACTCGACCGACGACTGTGAAGAACCGGTGTGCGGATAGCGGTAGAGGGCGGGGAATATTGAGTGAATTTGCCTTATGCAGA TTCCAATTCCGTTTGAGAGCATTAGCAGGAGAGATTCCCGGTGTGAAAAAGGCTTCTTGGTAG
- a CDS encoding uncharacterized protein (CAZy:GH128) has protein sequence MAPLELFNLVTLATVVILTASFGVDPVNAVSIRSSISNGHTISHRSHGAVAKRRRSGVAKRSCRTRPQNGGNTTNTDDNNTNSSANGDSDNSNSSTDSNDSNNNNNTTSGGGSSNGGGAQGPSTGKVCLAWPNGNDPALANFATPNSGFLYTWSPVMPSDLHGYKAAPMLWGPNQIDDFHTNVKQGSADHILGFNEPEMDGQSNLTPQAAADLWKSEIEPYASLGFKLVTPGVSSAPQSKPWLIDFVNACDTCTFDAVSVHFYGTSADDLIKYITDFHNTFQKPIWLTEYACQDFSGGPQCTPDEVSDFMDKVKAFAESTDWVHQYCWFGAMHDMVNVNPANQLMASDGNPTPLGKVFLGI, from the exons ATGGCACCCCTTGAACTATTCAACCTTGTCACTTTGGCCACTGTCGTCATCTTGACTGCGTCCTTCGGTGTTGACCCTGTCAATGCCGTTTCTATTCGTTCATCCATCTCGAATGGACATACTATCTCGCACAGATCTCATGGCGCTGTAGCGAAGAGGAGGCGCTCCGGAGTTGCTAAACGATCCTGTAGGACTCGGCCTCAGAATGGCGGAAACACCACCAACACCGACGATAACAACACCAACAGTAGCGCCAATGGCGACAGCGACAACAGCAATAGCAGTACCGATAGCAACGATAGCAATAACAATAACAACACTACCAGCGGTGGGGGGAGCTCCAATGGTGGCGGAGCCCAGGGTCCAAGTACCGGCAAAGTTTGCCTTGCGTGGCCCAACGGCAACGATCCTGCCCTTGCCAACTTCGCAACCCCTAATAGCGGATT TCTCTATACATGGAGTCCGGTCATGCCTTCAGACCTCCATGGATACAAAGCCGCTCCAATGCTTTGGGGCCCGAATCAAATCGACGACTTCCACACCAATGTCAAGCAAGGCAGCGCTGACCACATTCTAGGTTTCAACGA ACCTGAGATGGACGGGCAGTCCAATCTGACACCTCAAGCGGCCGCCGACCTTTGGAAATCCGAGATTGAGCCGTATGCTTCTCTAGGATTCAAACTCGTTACGCCTGGTGTCTCCTCAGCTCCTCAAAGCAAACCGTGGTTGATCGATTTCGTCAACGCTTGTGACACCTGCACT TTCGATGCCGTTTCTGTCCACTTCTACGGCACGTCGGCAGACGACCTTATCAAGTACATCACCGACTTCCATAACACGTTCCAGAAGCCGATCTGGTTAACCGAATACGCTTGCCAG GACTTCAGCGGTGGGCCGCAATGCACTCCTGACGAGGTGTCCGACTTCATGGACAAAGTCAAGGCTTTCGCCGAGTCCACCGACTGGGTCCATCAATACTGCTGGTTCG GTGCTATGCATGACATGGTCAATGTCAACCCCGCGAATCAGCTCATGGCGAGTGACGGCAACCCAACTCCCCTCGGGAAGGTTTTCCTTGGGATCTAA